The proteins below come from a single Lepeophtheirus salmonis chromosome 4, UVic_Lsal_1.4, whole genome shotgun sequence genomic window:
- the LOC121116089 gene encoding LOW QUALITY PROTEIN: orphan steroid hormone receptor 2-like (The sequence of the model RefSeq protein was modified relative to this genomic sequence to represent the inferred CDS: deleted 1 base in 1 codon), translating to MTTPHRRSTLKIGGRDDEEEYSSSVMLGSLLRGILPDLISTTTNNVNNSDSTVSGGPNNPGTSTPPAHFLLPPPRGLIVNPAAYLAASPFLYGNSALSYAREWQAKLKELQDAKVVAATVAALNSSSQAAQEHLLSKLPSSPSCGNSSNTNSNNSGGSPPSASLFESLKETSIQKGRSSPKKSSSPLSFTTAASNSNNSNNILSSLNRKSTELMKMDSNGALNLASSASPSPTDSGGGNNLIMAGGGGSVGRNGGSTQAFGIEACVVCGDRASGRHYGAISCEGCKGFFKRSIRKQLGYQCRGNKDCEVTKHHRNRCQYCRLQKCLAMGMRSDSPRVSAVQSERRPIVPANVSNAVTAALAENISISNAKNSSPVYHIYDSPTLLSRNSLGPSSDSILSSHDTNVKAASTIVLGTSGSGGIGSGGIGDEDNTSTDAGSLNGDYSHLDASHVLAAREKSLISRAMDVMTKTICEDEEEEPNEDINNSSIDESETIIQDSLVNFKLSTPSPTPFYLNVHFICETASRLLFLSVHWVRTIPCFGQLSYESQVGLVRNSWSDIFVLGMSQCSKSMNLQSILTAIVSHLQTSVSQERLSATRVRQVTSTICKVQEYVRTMSKMCITDHEYAYLKAISLFGADQVGISSGKKIDKLRQKTVSELKEYCTLQDDENRFSNLLLRLSPLRSLQPDILEELFFAGLIGNVQIDSVVPYILKMEASEYQSQFVKKMEVDEPGDESSSKLENNHSSSTPVSL from the exons CGGACTCCACTGTTTCCGGAGGACCCAATAATCCCGGAACATCCACTCCTCCAGCTCATTTTCTGCTACCACCTCCACGTGGGCTCATAGTTAATCCCGCTGCCTATTTGGCTGCGAGTCCATTTCTCTATGGAAACTCTGCCCTCAG TTATGCACGGGAATGGCAAGCTAAACTCAAAGAGCTTCAAGACGCAAAGGTCGTAGCTGCCACAGTTGCTGCACTCAACTCATCCTCACAAGCAGCACAAGAACACCTCCTATCTAAATTACCCTCATCTCCTTCCTGTGGAAACAGTAGTAATACCAACAGCAACAACTCTGGAGGATCCCCTCCCTCCGCATCCCTCTTTGAATCCCTCAAAGAGACTTCAATACAAAAAGGCCGTTCTAGTCCGAAAAAGAGCTCTTCTCCCCTCTCCTTCACTACTGCAGCCTCAAACAGTAACAACAGCAACAATATTTTATCCTCACTGAATCGCAAATCCACGGAATTGATGAAGATGGACTCCAATGGAGCCCTTAATCTGGCCTCCTCTGCGTCTCCATCTCCAACTGACTCCGGAGGTGGCAACAATCTTATAATGGCTGGCGGAGGAGGTTCGGTCGGTAGAAATGGTGGCTCAACTCAAGCCTTTGGGATTGAAGCCTGTGTCGTTTGTGGTGACCGAGCTtctg GCCGACACTATGGGGCTATCAGCTGCGAGGGATGCAAAGGTTTTTTCAAACGGTCGATACGGAAACAGCTCGGATATCAATGTCGAGGCAACAAAGACTGTGAAGTAACGAAACATCATCGGAATCGATGTCAGTACTGTCGTTTACAAAAATGCCTCGCCATGGGGATGAGAAGTGATT CACCCCGTGTTTCAGCTGTTCAATCTGAGCGAAGACCTATCGTTCCGGCCAATGTATCTAATGCAGTAACAGCAGCACTTGCAGAGAATATTTCCATTAGCAACGCAAAGAACTCATCTCCAGTCTATCACATCTATGACTCCCCTACTCTTCTATCCAGGAATTCATTGGGACCTTCATCAG ATTCCATTTTGTCATCCCATGATACCAATGTTAAAGCGGCATCAACTATAGTATTAGGCACTAGTGGCAGTGGTGGAATTGGAAGCGGAGGTATAGGTGATGAAGACAATACCTCCACAGATGCGGGTTCCCTCAACGGAGACTATTCTCACCTAGACGCCTCACATGTCCTCGCTGCAAGAGAAAAGTCTCTCATTTCACGAGCCATGGATGTCATGACGAAAACAATCTGTGAGGATGAGGAAGAGGAGCCCAATGAGGACATTAATAACAGTAGTATCGACGAGTCAGAAACTATCATTCAAGACTCTCTTGTGAACTTTAAACTCAGCACTCCAAGTCCTACTCCTTTTTATCTTAATGTACATTTTATCTGTGAAACAGCATCCAGGCTCCTCTTTCTTTCCGTTCACTGGGTCAGAACCATTCCTTGTTTTGGTCAGTTGAG TTATGAAAGCCAGGTCGGCCTTGTTCGTAACTCATGGTCGGACATATTTGTACTCGGTATGTCTCAATGCTCAAAGAGTATGAACCTCCAAAGTATTCTAACCGCTATCGTCAGTCATCTACAAACTTCAGTCTCTCAAGAAAGACTGAGTGCCACAAGAGTACGTCAAGTTACGAGTACCATTTGTAAGGTTCAAGAGTATGTACGAACCATGTCAAAAATGTGCATCACGGATCACGAATATGCCTATTTAAAGGCTATTTCTCTCTTTGGAGCAG ATCAAGTCGGTATATCCTCAGGAAAGAAAATCGATAAACTCCGACAA AAAACAGTCTCTGAACTGAAAGAGTACTGCACTCTACAAGATGATGAAAATCGCTTCTCAAACTTGCTCCTTCGTCTTTCGCCCCTTCGCTCTCTTCAACCCGACATTCTAGAAGAACTCTTCTTTGCTGGACTCATTGGCAATGTTCAAATAGATTCAGTTGTACCTTACATTTTAAAGATGGAAGCATCCGAGTATCAGTCTCAATTCGTCAAAA AAATGGAAGTTGATGAACCTGGAGACGAATCATCATCCAAGTTGGAGAATAATCATTCTTCGTCTACCCCTGTTtctttataa